The following nucleotide sequence is from Salvia splendens isolate huo1 chromosome 2, SspV2, whole genome shotgun sequence.
AACAACAGAAGAAACGAAGTCAGAAAATTGAGAACATAAGGGTCCATTCAATCTTAACCTTCCCAAAAATCTGTCACTCCCATCCCATTCTGCCATGATCACGGGTTTTATAGTCATCCAGTTCTCCATCATTCCGGCATCCGTGAGTCCCTCTGCAACCTTAAGCAGATATATAGTGCTAGGTGTCAGGTAAGAAGGCACAATCTCCTCTTATTGAACTTCATTATTTCCTACATGAAACAGACACTACCATTTTCATGAATTCCTGTtatcaaaatttgaataatactattataaatGGGGCATTTCAAATTTAAACAATCGAAGATAAAAAGAGCTCGAACAATATTCAAACTTATTCATAAAGAAAACAGGGAAGAAATAATTACTGTGTTGCATCTGATCAACTATTCAAACTGATTCATTTGGCCATCATACTTTAGCAGCCTTAAACAGACATAATAAAAACAAGGAGTATTCGAAAATTTGAAAGAGAACActcacacacaaaaaaaacatactagATATATATTCAATTTCCACAGAAGCAGATAATTCGATAACTGGGGGAAAAATTAAAATCGCTTTCGTGCAATATAACTATACCAAACCCCATAAAAAATTGACAACATCGAAAGCAAAATCGAGTGGTCGGAAATGCGAGTGAACTGGCAAGACGCCGATATGATCTCAGTTCAGCAAAACCTTGAAAGCTGAGAGGGAGCTCTCTTCGTAGCTGTCGCAGACCACTCCATCAAAATCCAGTGCATAGGGAGTCAGAGATATTACCCATGACTCTGTGTgattttgaattgaattgagtttTGGAGATAATAATCGATCTATAACCCGCCACACCGGAAAGGCGGCAACCTATAATACAGTCATGTTCAATGGAATTGGGCCTGAAAATAAAACACCTCTAATTGGGCTAAAAAAGTGTGGGCCCATAGTCGTCAGTTTCCCTTTGTACCTAAATAGCCTAAATGATACTCCTacataatagtaaaaaaattattactgCTGCTCTCTCCCGTCACATAATAAATgttacactttcctttttaatttgtcccacaaaagatatcACATTTATATTATTGAAAAATTTTCTTTCTCCCATTAATACagatatattattttctctctctacttacACACAAAagaacatctcctaaaatctcatgtcattaTCCAACTATGCcatttattgtgggacggagggagtactatttataatAGCTACATTCTTGATGATCTGTTTAAcataggggtgtcgaaacgggtacatGCGGGTACCCGCACCCGATTTCGGCTCCAAAGGCAGTCCCGATACCCGTCCCGCACTGTGTCGGGTGTTACCCGATACCCGAGTTGGGTATCCCGCACCCGACACCGCGGGTACCTGACCCGACctcttttttgttttgtttttttaattttattattattgttatttgtatattttactcCATACCATAACATGCTCAAGATGTTTCGAAATTAATTACTGCTATATAATATGCTCACTTGTTGGTCATCATCAGTAAGTATCCTTGATTTAGATGAATTCATTCaaaaccaaataaaaaattcaaagtcCAAACATGAGTTATCAATCATTCGTATAtgtatatacacacacacaatatATGTATATCCAAAGTCTAAACCTTGTATATAATCATATATTGTTAGTATGTTCCTAAATATATAATCATATATTGTTAGTATGTTCCTAAATATATAACATATTCTGTAAATGAAGATTCTGAAAATTATGTTAGTATGCTACTGTATGTGGGTATGTGTTACtgtaattaaaagattttaaaaagTTAAACCTTGACTCTGATAaaaaaaaggggaaaacaaaaaaaaaatgtcgTGAGcgcatatttaaaattttaaatgatgGACATACAAAATgctaatataattataaacaaTCGGGTAATtgtcgggtatcgggtatatcCGATACCCGCAAATCCCAAAATTTGAATACCCCCGACCCGTTTCCATCGGGTGTCGCGTCGGGTAAGAAATTACTCAATACCCGCTACCGGTTTGACACTCTTAGTTTAACAATTCTTTTTCATTGTCTTCAAGAAGACTGACCGCATCAAAATTAGAACTTGATGATGCTatttttttggaaaatgttGACTCAATAGTTGTGAGAagatttgtatatagataaatcTATAGAAGTTATTTGTTAAGCACATGATTAATTCTACCACCAGTTATGTGAAAGAATGACTTAgtcatttttattcatttattgatttttgtgaGAATATGAGATGTTTGTTAAGGATAGGATTATACCTGGTTCTACTTGTGAAAAACAATGATTTGTCATTTAGTCATCTTTTGATTTTCATAAGCACATAAGATGTTCGATAAACATAGAATTCCACCACCGTTTATAGTGATGGTTTGATCGAATGACTTATGTCACATTTTCaataagaaattaataaaataaaatactaataaataaatagaaatacaGACATCGTTATCTAAATTAATAAACACTAACCATCAAATCATGAACATacatttactttttataaaGATTAGAAAATTATTGAATATGATACTTGTCCAAATTAAGAAGACATTAATAAATACACCAAAAGATAAAGCTAAAGTAAAAGGACGGGGTATAGAGGCTAGAGAGAGGCCAAATAGCGCTCTCCCCTATCTTAACATTCACATTTTCCGCTGCAAGTCAGTTATTCGCGGCAAGTGCGACCACTCATCGTGATTGCTTTGTTGAAGATACTTGTTACTTGAATTCCGCAGTTGTTTACTTCATGGTTTCTCTATTCAAATTTGGTGtgtgaatttatttgaaagcgCATATTTTCATATCCACATGAATAGACGACTGATCGCATCGAATTTAGctgtaagtgttatttttttctGGAGATCTCAtgcttttgttttttctttttttggttaTATGCTTTGTGTAGCTATTCGTTTCTATCTGAATTTGGTTGGGATGTTTTGGAACTGGATATGTTTTGATTAGGTGGAAAGTTTTAGGGCTTTATGTTTggagaaaatcgggtttatagggTAGTTTGcgtttaaaataacgtaaatgtacccattttgttatctattccatatatGTGAAAACGCTACTCTCATTGACGTGTTTATAAGTGAAGACTCCACCCACATTGGCATTTTTCAATTTCGAACCGTATGTCGTCGTATTGTATTGAAATACAGTAGTTGTTAAAACACGCCAAGTAGGTTGGCGTGTTTTGAATAAAAACGCCTTCACCACTGGCGTGTTTCAATTCTTCATATCAATTCTCCGAAGTTAAACACGCCTTCCGTGATGGCGTTTTTCATTAGACACGCCAACGGAACTGGCGTGTTTCATTAGACACGCCAACGCTATTGACGTGTTTATTTAGAAGCCTCAGTGATGTCCAcgcttctccaccgcggtcgtctgtgcGAGATGATTTTTTTGGCGTGGATCTAGAGAacgctgttgttcaagatactcaTCCCTCTAGGATCCCTAAATCTACATCCAGAATTGGGAAGGTGATACGGGGCTTGtttatgcggaaacggcgaGACGAATAAACTAAACCCCAACTATTTGTATTTGATGATGTAATTGATATTCGTGTTATATTGGTAATTTGATACATCCCATTTTTatacttatttatattaataatttgatgCACCCTCGTGTTGTACTTATTTATGTGGATGAAAAAACGGAAGCTTGCAATTTCATGCAACCAGTCTTATGAAAGTCGCCAGTCCCATTGGCGTGTTATAGTGTGTCACAAACACGCTAGTCCCATTGGCGTGTTACACTTGGGAATAATTTCGTCCACTTTTTTCACGACGGAGGGCAACATTCTGTATTGAAACGCCAGTCTGTTTGGCGTTTTAGAAAACACGCCAACatggttggcgtttttatttAAACGCCAGTCTCATTTGCGTGTTACACTTGGAAGTAATTTTGGTTAATTTTTTCTACTGCAACGTTCTGTAATGACTCGCCAACCTAGTTGGCGTTTCTACAAAACACGCCAACTAGGTTGGCGTTTTTATGAAAGACGTCAGTCCCAAGTCCCATTGGGGAGGGTTTTTCGCATTTGGGGGAGGGAAAGTGATTAGGGTTCGCGCTTATGGGAGAGTTCCCACTGATAACTGGTTCCAGCCAAACATGCCGACAGGGTAGGCGTGTTTATGGTTGAGACGCCAACTCCATAGGCGTCTTTGGGTATAAACACGCCTACATGTGTGGCGTTTTTAGGCATAAAACACGCAGATGGCTGTGGCGTTTTTTACGTAACACGCCAACCTCGTCGGCGTTTTTTTATGTAACACGCCAACCACGTCGGTGTTTTTAACTTCCCTGTATTTCCATAAAATACGACGACATACAGTTCAAAATTGTAAAACGTCAATACGGGTGGCGTTTTCACTTAAAAACACGCCAATCCGGGTGGCGTTTTCACTTAAAAACACGCCAATGtgggtggcgtttttcccatatatggaagagataacaaaatgggtacatttacgttattttaaacgtaaagtaccttataaacccgattttctctTATGTTTGTGAGTGAAGATTTTTCAATAGGAAGAAGGCTTATTCTTATTAGGTCCTGGCTGATTTTTACTTTGAGTgtgtataaaaaaaatctaagcTAATCTACCATTTATTCGATGGGTTGATTAgttttattctttttagacTATTTTATCCGTTAAATACTCAATCCTACATTTTATCAATCTATACTTTCACTTAAGTAAACTCTTCCTAGGAGTTTTAGCGTTGAAATGTTGGAAGAACATATCAAAAAATTTATACAGTTATCGGGGTTAGTAAATACTACTTGCAGAATAATTGATCACAGTTAGTGGTTGCTACAATTGATTACATCAAGTTGCATAAGACCATAAGCTGAGTATGGAAATTAAGCTTCACACTAGTCCAATTCGATTAGGGGTAGTGCTATTAGAAGGTTATGTGATGAACTGATTTGTTATAGCCTTAACTGTGTTTATTGTACTCGTTCCTGatgttttaaaattgaaatatgccACTGACATAGTTTGCACATCTCAATATTCTTTGCTCTTGGATGTTCATTTTATGCTGATTTTGTCTTAGTAAATATTTCCTTAGATGTCAGAGAATAACAAGAGAGAGGAGATTTCACAGAAAGGAAATGATTGGGAAGTTGTGGCGCTCACGGAATCTGCTTATGCTGCTGCTCCTGGTCCCAAAAACATTCTGGATATTAGTGACAGCAATTTAAGTGGGGATGATGATTCTGAGACTGCTCGTGCCATGTTCATGTCTGGCCACTTTGGACTTTCGCCTAATGTGCACGAGAACTTTCCACTAGAACCTGAATGCAAGGAGAAGTGTTCTGGAGAGGGCCATGACCATGATGTCCATCAAGTTACAGAACAGCAAGGTAGTAAGTCAGATTTAAAGCAAGACGAAAGTTTGAATATAGAAGGGCTCATTTCTGATGAATTTTCCGGAGCTACAGaatttgacaaaaaatatgGTTCTGACTTGGGCGACATTGCATCCTCAAAATCGATAGACAAAGAGCAGGGCGTGTATGTGACGGGGAAGAGCTCTTATAGTGATGCTGTTGCAGCAGGCATGCCTCTCATTGCTGATGAGGACATGGGCACTGCTGAAGAATTTGAATCTCCGGATGATGCTGCGAAGTCAAAAGTGCATAaacatgttgaagaagataagtTTAGTGAGCCGACTGATCTTCCGTGTGATGCTTGGTGGAGAATACGTGCTGCTTCCTTGTATGGCCACGCGAAAAATTGAAATCCATATTGGTCTCTCATTGTTGCTGCAGCTGTTATTGGGCTTGTGATTATTGGTCGCAGGTGGCAGCGTGATAGGCTGCAAGCTTTTCAACTCAAGTCACAATTGACTATAGACAATTAGGTACTTCACCTTTTGTTGCAAAAGTTTGTGTCTggttttttcataaatttctaTACTTTCACTGGTAAGTAGTATCTGCTCGATCACTGCAGGGGTTTTATGATTCAAAATCGACAATTTTATCACTAATTATATATGCTATATTGCAATCTCTGGTGGTGTTGAGTCATTTTAGTTTCACTCTTTGATATACCCTGCTTACTTCAGATTCATTTCTCGTGTCACAATCTTCGTCGCTTTGAACACTTGTTTCCCTCTTATGCAGGATGCTCACTGGATCCCTAGTCCTGTGGGACGAGTTAAGGGTGTATTGGACTGAGCTCAGTGACAGAAGGCTAACTACTGAAAGGAAAGAAAACATAAATGTCCTGTGCATTGTCTACCAAGATTTGGGAACAAATTATATCGCGCTTTTTTACTGCATTTGCTCGTGACGAGGTACATTTGGATATAAATATGTACTGTAATCGACACTAGGAGCTCATACCTATCATATGCCCGCGTTTAGTTTGTCTGAATTAGTGCAAACTATGAACGAGGCATCACAGGCGTGGCTTGTTGGAAGCTGGTTTTTGTAACTACTGAGATGTAAATTATAAACAGTGTGTATGGTGACATGTTCATATTCTGATAATACTTAtcatataatcttgcaaactcTGGTTagtctttttcttcttctttcttttctattCATCCCCCACCCCCCTGTCGATGACCAAAACCAATTTTATGCTTTGTGTTTGGGGGATCAATACTACCTTTTGAATGTAATCGAACCATTCCGATTTATTTTGTTATCAAACATTTTACTTCTTCAGTAActtattttattactccatccgtccataaaaaatagagcacatttgtcatttttaattgtccataaaaaatagagcacatttaaaaagaaaaaagttttcaacaacttctgtcttacttttttctttctcttactaataagaccatccacaacgagtctcgcgccgggctcgcgtctcgtctcgaagagacgagacccccgcgagacgcattgcagcgcccatctcgtctctatctcgcgcccgtctcgtcgcgtagctcgtctcggcgagacacgagacgagatggctcgtcacgcgccagggacacgtggcacgtccccatgcgtgcgtgacgcccactcgctggcccgcgagtgggcgtcgtcactgatgacgcaataattcgttttttttttaaaaaaatcgatttttaattaaattttttttttcaaacggtaatggaagaattgcccggtggcttggaggggttcctacacgagcggccacaaaggcacccacccaaccgttgtactcgaggccgttgccgactaccgactttggatctggcacgcgtacttcggggtccctggctcgaacaacgacgtaaacgtgctccaacagtccgacctctttaccgaagttttggatggtaaagcgccggccatcaacttcgtcgccaacaaccggcggtataaaatggggtactatctcgccgacggcatctacccgaagtggccgaccttcgtgaagacgtgcggcaggccagcgaacccaaagtaggctctttttgcgcagaagcaggaggctgcgcgcaaggatgtggagagggcgttcggggttctccaagctcgcttcaacatcatcaaagccccggctcgttcgtggttcatggagagcatggtcgacatcatgtatacgtgcataatcttgcacaacatgattgtccgagacgaaggacccgatgccggaaattggttcgaccccgaatcccccggaagctcaaccgcaagtagtctgccgcgaagtggagcgcatccatctatacaagaacggttggctattcgggcaaggacacgcgactctagcgcccacacccaactccaagaggatctaattgagcacatttgggaaaattttggcggagaagattaaattatgtcatttttatttttttagaattttaattatgtcttcgtttttttaatgttaagttgtaatgttgttttaattttaataaagtgtgtttgtttaaattgaattgggttttaaaaaaaatttataaattaaattgaatgaatagtaattaagagacggtatagagacggttaagaaaCGGAGCGTTGCaagttccgtctcttagttaagagatggaggaaaaaaggacagtggggccctcaaatagtgctcaaatagtagttaagagacggtttaagagacggtatagagacagcgttgtggatggcctaatatgaatatcacattccactaacattacttctctcttactttgccaattctacattaaaactcatgtcattcataatgtgtcatattttttttcatatacggagggagtataaaactcGGAATATGAAAAATTCGAATCAATATTCTATTATCTTTTTCTATTCATTTTGTTTCATACGATAGATTTCCCGAAAATGTAACTCAGTCCAATATTTTTACGTATGCACTGTATCTGTATAATGACCACgaaatgaataaaatttatagtacaatctattttccatctaaaATCTAGTGGAAATTCCTTCCTATATACCACACATAGTATATAGGAATTACAAAACTGCCATTTCGTTGTATCCCTCCAAAAAAAGCCCCGTATCCTCATCCTCCCGCGCTAAAATATTGAATTTGGGCAGCCGTTCTGATTCCTTCCTGCTCCACCAAAACCGAACAACTGCCGTCTGCATTGCCTTCCAAACTCCTAAATCAAACGATCACTCGGTAATTCCTCATTCCAATTTGTTTGCTCGTTTCGATTTTCAATATACTTTCTGTGATGTACTGCACTTAGCAATCAACTGGTAAACCCTAACGTGCAATTGGATTttctgaaaaaataattaagtgaTGTCATATGTGCTGTATTATTACTTATCATTCAGCTTCTCCAACCTTAGATCTGCCTCTTCCACCACAGTTTGGGTCATTCGCACATCTGTGTTGGTAATTGCTTCAGTATTAGCCAAAAGGTCCTAAATTCTGATTGACTGAACTTGATTGTTCAATAAACTGCAAGTTGCAATACTCTGATTTGCTTTTTTCTTCGAGATCAGACGGAAGAATGAATTTATATGTGGaatttgcattttgtttggAGGAACATCTGATGTATATAAATTTCTGTTTTTGATATTAATAACTTCCGAACGTGTTATGGTAGTTTTGATAATGCAGTTTTTGaagtttaaaattcaaattttaattgaatcCGTACATTAAATGATCATGAATTCACATGCCTAAGTTCCATGTTTCTTATTCAAATAATTTTCTGTTCAAAGGATAACATGCATAAAACTTGAAAGATCTAAATCACCATTGGCGGCAAATAAAGCAACTATTCTTTCTCTATATATTATGtataatttaataaatgtaaGTTTTGTTCAGTTTAAATAGTACTCCGTATGTCTGTACCATTATGTCAAGCGCAAACTATTggttaaaaaaatgcaaaaaaatattGATTCTGTCATTGCAACAGAGATGGCCAAAGTTGAAAGTCCACAAGTTAGTAGAAGAACCACAAGAGCATCTCTGAATTCCACACCAAACTCAAAAGCTCCACAGGAGTATTCAAAGGCTACTAATCCTTCATGGCCATTGACTATCAAAGACCTTGTGTTCCGTGGTAAATCAATAAGCCTTGATGAGTTGATCAATTCTTTTCCAGGAAGAAGAGCACAGATTCTTGAATTGGTCCAGTTTTTGGGCCCTTTGAATTCACCGATGATTCCGTTATTTGTCTATGGAGGTGCTTCAACGGGAAAAACAAGCACTGTACTATATATGTTCAGGCACTTGAAGCGTCCGTTCATTTATTGTAGTTGTGTCTCTTGTTACAGTCCTAGTATACTGTTTGAGTCCATATTGAATCAGATTTTGCTTCATAGGAAGAATGAGAGTGGTGGTTATTTGAGTGCCAAACGGTGTGAAAGACCCTCTGATTTTGTCAATTTACTAGGTGAAGCTTTGACTGCTCTCATAGACAGCCTCAAAGGGAATATGGGAAAATCAAGCCCTAATGGGAGGATGGTTTACCTAGTATTCGATCATCTAGAGCTCGTAAGGGAATGGGATAAGAGTGATAGTACAATACCCCTCTTATTTAATTTGTACACCCTTCTTAAAATCCCTGAGGTTGGTCTGATTTTTATCAGTAGAGCTTCTCTTGATACATTTCAGTCGGACACAGGTTTTGTTGAGCCTTTCCCTGTCTATTTTCCTGATTACACAGAATATGATTTGCGCCAGATATTCATGAGTAATCAGGCAAATCCAAAGCTATATTCATCTTTTATAGGGTATGTATCACACTTAATATTTTCAGTGCTTAAAGCATACTTCTGGCAGAATTAACTCTATTTGTATCCTTGCTTTATTGTTGGACAGTTCGGTGTTGAGTCAATTCTATAGGATTACAAGACGGGTTGATGAATTATCTACTGCATTTTCTCCATTATTTAAAAAGTATTGTGAACCACTTGGTGATTTGGTAGCAGTCCCCAATGAAGACATGGAGAGAAAGTTATATAGCCATCTTCAACCATTTATCTCATTATACCAGAATGAGACGTTTACCATTTCTTCTCAACCGCTGCTTAACAACAGGAACTTGAGGAAGAGTGTTTTTAAGAAGTCTGGAGTTTGTGAAACTTTAGATGAGATTGATTTCCATATGTCTACTTCTGCCAAATATCTGCTCATCTCAGCCTTTCTTGCTTCACGGAATCCAGCAACCCTTGATGCCTCACTCTTTGATTCAacaggaggaactgacaatcggaaAAAAAAGCGAAAGTAAGGATTAAAACAACAATTTCTTTATCATGTAAAGAGTTATTCTAGAATTACAAATGCTCCTGGTACCTGGATAACAAATTTCTGTACCATAATGTTACATTTCAGGGTTTCTGAAAAATCAATTGACCAGAAGGAAGCAAAAGAACAAGAAATACTCATGAAAGGACCTGGAACTTTTCCGCTAGAGAGGCTGTTGGCCATACATCAATGCATCGCATCAGTTGGAGAATATTCACTTGATAATGAAGAACTACAAAATGATGGATTGGGAGCTGATGGTTCTGATAGTGGATCAATGTGCGACATTCTCTTGCAACTATCCAGTCTATGTAATGCCAATTTTATTACCAAAGGTGGAAGCTGCCCACTGGAAGGCTCAACACGGTATCGATCCATAGTGTCTGAAGATATAGTTTTGAAGGTAACAAATTCATCAAATCACACATTTGTATTCTTTTCTGCCTCTCATTTTAAGAAGATACTGCAGTCCGTACTGTGATGTTATTAAATGGTTTACAGGTTGCTAGGAGTCTGAAATTCCCCTTGTCAAGATACTTGTACAGAAGATAGCAGATTTGAACATTTGACTTCATGGCTGAAAGCAATGATCATTTGGCTTCATACAAATGTATATGTCAAGAGGCTGCTCTCATCCCTGATAGGCCGAGACTATGATAGTTACAGTTTAAACTAAAGAGTTTCCCTTGACTGTACACTTATTGTTGTGGTTATGAAATTAACATTTTGCAGTTTCCTTGATCTATGAGCAAAGTACTTTCTAACATGCTAATAGCCTATTCCTTAGTCACTCAGAAAGTGATATTTCCGTAACGTATAGTTTGGGATATCGTTTATTGGTTTCTTTACCCGTGTTTCTTTTATTGTAGAAGAGAGTTAATACAGCCCCAACCCTCAACCAATGTGATCTCCAAACTTATGACCATCATTTTATGAGGAAGTTTGATACTACTTTTATGATGTCTTAATTACCAGATGGGCAAAGGCCCCAAACCATTAAACCTCGTATTTATGTCAtctttctcatttatttttGGACGAGGAAGAAAATCTATGGACTAAGGGATGGGGAATGGTAGATTAAACTAGctgtagttttttttgttttcagtCTACCTGTTTTTCACCCAACTTGCTACGCTACTTGctgatattttttaaatatattatttgatgGGTAGTTGTTGAAAAATATGCTGGTTATTTCGTGTGGGAGATAATGAAGATTAGTGCATGTTTCTTAGTCATTTTTGGACTCTAACATCTTGCAGTTCAGACGACTCTGAGTTCCACTTTACTTTGAAGTCTCTTGGATTGGTATGACAAAGAAAAGGGCTCAAATTCCAAAATCAGTTAAGAATTTGTTTTACCAAAAAAATGTGACAGAAGCAGGGTTGACTTTTATATTAATCTTATTGGCAGGAAATTCTTGCAGAATGAGGGTTGACTTTTGTTTGCTGCTGCAACCCCTTTGCATTGAAGAAGGTCAAACTCTAGCTTATGAAATTGAGTAGGTATGACTTGGATTTTTAGTGGGGTTAACATTTTTCAACGTAAAATCTGAGGAAGAGGTGCCAAAATAAagattatattttcattttgttaATTTGAATTTTGCTCTTTGATATGTTGAGTCACGTAATCTTGGCCTTGTGCTATAAAGTGTTGGTGGGTTGTTCACCGAACTGATAACTAGCCACAAGCTACAACCCATGTTACATTTATGATCATcataaattgataaattaatcACGTATGATTTGGGGGAAAAAAGGAAGGCAAACAACCATATCATATTTTCTTTGTTCTCTGCCTTTTGGACTCTTTCCATCTAATTTCTTTTCACCTCATAGCTTCTCAACTAATCTCATTTATTTCCCTTCATTGAATGCTAGAAATAAAGGCCCAGCTCCTCTCCCTACAGAAATTggttggagagagagaaaggtaaAAAGAGATACACTTTGGAGTTtggagagatagagagagaaggTGAAAGTATTACATGTTTTTCAGTTTCTTTTCCTTTCCACATATAATTTGCTGCTGGTTTTTTATGGTTTAGCAAGGGTGGTTTCCTCTTTTAGGGTTGAATATTTGACTCCTCCTACTTAAATCTTCAACTGTCTCTAAAACGCATTTATGGTGGTGGCATCTGACTGTTGAAGTAAGATGGTGTAAATTCATGGCACACACTGGCCTTAGTTATTACCCCTTTTTCTTCCATTTATTTCCTTCATCTATAAATCCCCCATTTATCCACCACAACTCCTCCgacgcgcgcacacacacacacacacagtt
It contains:
- the LOC121765571 gene encoding ATG8-interacting protein 2-like isoform X2 translates to MSENNKREEISQKGNDWEVVALTESAYAAAPGPKNILDISDSNLSGDDDSETARAMFMSGHFGLSPNVHENFPLEPECKEKCSGEGHDHDVHQVTEQQGSKSDLKQDESLNIEGLISDEFSGATEFDKKYGSDLGDIASSKSIDKEQGVYVTGKSSYSDAVAAGMPLIADEDMGTAEEFESPDDAAKSKVHKHVEEDKFSEPTDLPCDAWWRIRAASLYGHAKN
- the LOC121765571 gene encoding ATG8-interacting protein 1-like isoform X3 translates to MNRRLIASNLAMSENNKREEISQKGNDWEVVALTESAYAAAPGPKNILDISDSNLSGDDDSETARAMFMSGHFGLSPNVHENFPLEPECKEKCSGEGHDHDVHQVTEQQEFDKKYGSDLGDIASSKSIDKEQGVYVTGKSSYSDAVAAGMPLIADEDMGTAEEFESPDDAAKSKVHKHVEEDKFSEPTDLPCDAWWRIRAASLYGHAKN
- the LOC121765571 gene encoding ATG8-interacting protein 2-like isoform X1 — translated: MNRRLIASNLAMSENNKREEISQKGNDWEVVALTESAYAAAPGPKNILDISDSNLSGDDDSETARAMFMSGHFGLSPNVHENFPLEPECKEKCSGEGHDHDVHQVTEQQGSKSDLKQDESLNIEGLISDEFSGATEFDKKYGSDLGDIASSKSIDKEQGVYVTGKSSYSDAVAAGMPLIADEDMGTAEEFESPDDAAKSKVHKHVEEDKFSEPTDLPCDAWWRIRAASLYGHAKN
- the LOC121779164 gene encoding origin of replication complex subunit 5-like, with translation MERKLYSHLQPFISLYQNETFTISSQPLLNNRNLRKSVFKKSGVCETLDEIDFHMSTSAKYLLISAFLASRNPATLDASLFDSTGGTDNRKKKRKVSEKSIDQKEAKEQEILMKGPGTFPLERLLAIHQCIASVGEYSLDNEELQNDGLGADGSDSGSMCDILLQLSSLCNANFITKGGSCPLEGSTRYRSIVSEDIVLKVARSLKFPLSRYLYRR
- the LOC121792517 gene encoding origin of replication complex subunit 5-like translates to MAKVESPQVSRRTTRASLNSTPNSKAPQEYSKATNPSWPLTIKDLVFRGKSISLDELINSFPGRRAQILELVQFLGPLNSPMIPLFVYGGASTGKTSTVLYMFRHLKRPFIYCSCVSCYSPSILFESILNQILLHRKNESGGYLSAKRCERPSDFVNLLGEALTALIDSLKGNMGKSSPNGRMVYLVFDHLELVREWDKSDSTIPLLFNLYTLLKIPENMICARYS